In Pseudomonadota bacterium, the genomic window GGCCAGCACGCCGTTCTGCTTGTTCAAGAACACCCAGGTATTGACCCAGCGCAGGAGGTCGAACTCGCCGGGCCGTACCGCGATTGCATAATAGGCGGTGCGGATGGTGAATTTCGGCTCGATCTGCTTGTCGGGGTTGCGGTCGGCGATGGACTTGACGGCGAAGGCCGACATGCCGATCGCATCCACCTGGCCCGAGAGCAGCGCCTGGATGGTGGCGGCTGCCTCATCGAAATAGACGAGGTTGGTGCCCGGCGGAGCGATCTTCGGCGTCTCGGCCTCTTCGAGGGTGGCCCGGGTCAAGCCGATGCGCTTGCCGGCGAGATCGGCCGGGCCCTTGATGGCGGTTCCCTTGGGCGCGCCGATGACGATGCTAAGCGCGCCATGGGGGCTGGCGAACATCACCGTCTTCGCCCGCTCGAAGGTGATGCTGAGCGAGGAGATGGCGAGATCGGCGCGGCCGGAGAGGAGGGCCGGAATCCGGTTCGGGCCGGTCACCTGCACCAGCTCGAGCTCGACCCCCAGATCTTTGGCGAGCTGGCGCGATGTGGCGATCTCCGAGCCGTCGGGCTCGCCCTTTTGGTCGAGGATGCCGAAGGGCGGCGAGGTCACCTCGGCGGTGATGCGGATCTTCTTGTCCTTGATGATGCGATCGAGCGATTGCGCCTGGCCCGGGCCAGCGAAGATCGTGCAAACGAATAGGGCGAGCGCAGCCAGCAGCAGCCGGCGCATGAGATCGGTCACGGTTTCCCCCTTGGTCGCGGTTTTGGAGGCGTGGTTCGAGCCACGCTTGAGCTCGAACGATAGCCTGAAGCCGCCCGGGCGAAAACCCCGGGAGAGGATCGGTGGGTCAGCTCCGGGCCGAGACCCGCTCGATGGCGCCGCCGCAGGCCGCGAGCTTGGCCTCCAGCCGCTCATAGCCGCGGTCGAGGTGGTAGACCCGGTCGATCACCGTCTCGCCCTCGGCCACCAGCCCTGCCAGCACCAGAGAGACCGAGGCGCGGAGATCGGTTGCCATGACCTCCGCACCGGTCAGCGCCTTCACCCCCCTGACCACCGCCGAGGCGCCATGCACATTGATATTGGCGCCGAGGCGGCAGAGCTCCGGCACATGCATGAAGCGGTTCTCGAAGATGGTCTCGGTGATCATCGCCGCCCCCTCGGCGGTGGTCATGAGCGCCATCATCTGCGCCTGCAAGTCCGTGGGGAATCCCGGGAATGGCTCGGTCATCACATCGACGCCCGAGAGGCGCTGGTTGCGGCGCTGGACGCGGATGCCGCGCTCGGTCTCGGTCACCCGGACGCCGGCGATCTCCAGGATCTCGGCGACGGCGGCGAGCGGCGTCAAAGTCGTATCGGTCAGTTCGACGTCGCCGCCGGTAATTGCGGCCGCCATCAGATAGGTGCCGGCCTCGATGCGGTCGGCAACGACCCGGTGCGCGGCACCCATGAGCCGGTCCTTGCCGCGGATCAGGATGCGCGGGCTGCCCGCACCCTCGATCTCCGCACCCATGGCGGCGAGGCAGCAGGCGAGATCGACGATCTCCGGCTCACGGGCGGCATTGACGAGGACGGTCTCGCCCCGGGCGAGGCACGCCGCCATCATCAAATTCTCGGTGGCGCCGACGGAGACGAAGGGGAACTGGATCTCGGCGCCGACCAGGCCGCCGGGGGCGCGGGCCTCGATATAGCCGTTCTCGACCTCCACCTCGGCGCCGAGTTGCTTCAATCCCTTGATGTGCAGGTCGACCGGCCTGGTGCCGATGGCGCAGCCGCCGGGCAGCGACACCCGGGCCTGGCCGCAGCGGGCGACCAAGGGCCCCAGCACCAAGACCGAGGCCCGCATCTTCTTGACGAGGTCATAAGGAGCGGTGGTGGAGGCGATGCGCCGGGCGGTCAGGCTCAAGACCCGCGTGCCGTTGCTGCCGGCATTGGAGAGGCAGACCCCGTGCTGGGCCAGGAGCTCGGCCATGGTCTGGATGTCGGCGAGCTCGGGAACATTGGCGAGTGCCAGGGTCTCGTCGGTCAACAAGCTGGCGGCCATCAAGGGGAGGGCTGCGTTTTTCGCACCACCGATCGCAATCGAGCCCACGAGCGGATGACCACCCTTGATACGAATCTGCTGCATAGAAGCCTCTAGTGCGATCGATTCGCGAACATACCACATCCTGTAGGGCGATTCGACGACTAAGGGGCGGTTTTTGTGACTAAATTGGCGGCGGCGCGGCGAACAGGACGAAGTCGTAGACCGTGCCGGCGAACGCGCGCTGATAGGAGCGGCTCAAGCGCCAGCCGGTGCGCTCGTAGAAGGTGCGCGCGCCCTCATTGGCGGCAAAGCACTCCAACGTAGCCGCTCCGTCCGTCTCGGCCCGGCGCAGCAAGGCCAGGCCGACGCCGCTCCCCTGGTCCTTCGGGTCGACGAACAGCATCTCGACGTGACGATCGCGCAAGAGCGAGAAGCCGGCGATGCGGCGGCCGATGAGGGCCACCGTCACTGCCGGCCAGTCGCGGCCGAATTTCCGGCGGAAGAAGTCCATGGATCTGGTGGCCAGGCCCGCCGGCGCCATGATCGGGGCGAACGCCGCATGGAACGAGGCATAGGCCACCAGCGAGAGCGCTTCCGTGTCGCCCGCACGGGCCGGACGCAGCCGAACCGGACGGGTTGCGCCCGCCATCAAGGGGCGCCGCGCAGCCTGGGATCGAGGCTGTCGCGGAGCGCGTCGCCCAGGAGATTGAAGCCGAAGGAGGCGAGCAGGATGGCGAACCCGGAGAAGACTGAAGTCCAGGGAGAGAGCAGGAGGAAGCTGCGGCCCTCCGACAGCATGAGGCCGAGGGACGGCGTGGGCGGCTGGGTCCCGATGCCGAGGAAGGAGAGCGAGGCCTCGACCAGGATCGCCGTCGACAAGGACAGGCTCGCCTGCACCAGGATGACGCTGGCGAGATTGGGCACGATGTGGACCAAGAGGATGCGCCCGTCACCGGCACCCAAGGAGCGGGCCGCCAAGACGAACTCGCTCTCGGCGATGACCAGGGCGGGCCCGCGCAAGAGGCGGGCAAATGTCGGCACATAGACGATGCCGATGGCGATCGCCGTGGTCCAGGCCTGGGGGCCCAGGATGGAGATGATGCCGATGGCGAGCAGAATGATCGGAAAGGCGAAGATGAGGTCCATGATCCGCATGATCACCCGCTCGGTCCAGCCGCGGTAATAGGCCGCGATCACGCCGAGGCTGCCGCCCAGCCCCAGCGCCAGCACCACCGAGCCAAGCGAGATCAGGAACGAGGCGCGATAGCCCCAGAGGATGCGCGAGAGCGTGTCGCGGCCGAACTGATCGGTGCCGAGCCAGAAACTGAGGCTCGGACCCTGCAGGCGGTCGAGCACGCTCTGTGCCGTTGGATCATAGGGGGCGATCAGCGGCGCCAGGAAAGCGAGAGCCACCTGGGCCGCCACCAGAACCCCACCGATCAGCAGCAGAGGGTGCTCGGGCAGAAACTTCGGCCGGGGGCGCGGGGCGGCGGTGGCGAAGGATGCGGTCATGATCCCTGCACCCTCATTCTCCCTGCACGCGGGGATCGATCGCCGCATAGAGGAGGTCGACCAGGAAGTTGATGACGACGAAGCCCGAGGTCACCAAGAGGATCGCCGCCTGGATCAGGGGATAGTTGCGCTCGGCGATGGCGCCGATGATGAGGCGGCCCAAGCCCGGCAGAGCAAAGACCTGCTCGACCACGATGGTGCCGCCGAAGAGATAGCCGGCGATGATGCCGACCGCGGTCACGAACGGGATGAGGGCGTTGCGCAAGGCGTGGCGGAAGACCACGCCCGCCTCGCTGACACCCTTGCCGCGAGCGGTGCGCACATAGTCCTGGCCGAGGGCATCCAGCATGGCCGTGCGCAAGATCCGGCTCAAGGCCGCGAGGATCGGCAGCGAGAGGGCAATGGTCGGCAGCAGCAGCCGTGACAGATTGCCCACGGGGTCGTCGCGGAAGGGGACATAGCCCACCGCCTGGAAGTTTGGAGCCAGATTGTAGAAGACGTAGATGAGGACGATGCCGAGCCAGAACGACGGCACGGTGATGCCGGCGATGGTGACGAGACGGATCGCATAGTCCCCGGCCGAGCGCCGGACATAGGCCATGAGGCAACCCGCCGGGATTGCCAGCACGACGGCCAACGTGAGCGAGGTTGCCATCAGCTCCGCGGTGACGCCGATGCGGGCGATGATCTCCTCGGCGACCGGCGCCCCCGTCCACACGCTGCGGCCGAGATCGCCCTGGAGCACGCCCGCCAGCCAGAGGAAATACTGCTCCAGGATCGGTCGGTCGATGCCGAGCCGGTGATAGAGGGCGGCCAGGCGCTCGGGCGTGATCTCGGTGTTGGCGCCCAGCATGATCTGCACGGCGTCGCCCGGAATGAGCCGGATCATCAGGAAGACGATGATCGAAACCCCGAACAGCACCGTCAGAAGATCGATGAGGCGGGCGAGGATTAATCGACGCATAGCAAGTCACTCGCGCCGGGCGCAGACAAGACCCTCACCCGCCTCGCTAAGCTCGGCACCCTCTCCCGCGGTGCGGGAGAGGGTTGCAGAGTGACGCACTAAGCCCCTCTCCCGCACCGCGGGAGAGGGAGGGGCCCACGCGATCGCGTGGGAGGGTGAGGGCTCTGCAGCGCCTTACTTGTCGAGCGAGGTTTCGCGGAGGTAACGGGTGGAGCGGGTGGCGATCAGCTCGTAGCCTTTGACGTTGCTGCGCACCGCGGTGAACAGCGTGCCATAGGCCACATGCGAGATCGGACCCTGGCAGGCGAGCACCTGCTGCGCCTCGGTGTAGATCTTCTGGCGCTGTGCCTTGTCGGTGGTGCGCCGTCCATCGTCCAAGAGCTTGTCCAAGCCGGCGTTCGAATATTTGAACACGTTGGTCGAACCGCCGGTGCGGAAGGTGCGATTGAGATAGTCGTCGGGATCGACATTGCCGCCATTTGTGGAGGCGAAGGCCTCGAAGGCGGAATTGCGCCAATCCTGGATGAACTTGCCCTGCTCCTGCACGTTGAGGCTGGCCTTGAAGCCGGCCTGGTTGAGCTCGGCCTGCACCACCTGGGCCACGTCCTTGACCACCTGGATCGAGCCCAAGACGTTGATGGTGACCGCGAGCTCGCCGGCGATTCCGGCGTCCTTGAGGAGCGCCTTCGCCTTCGCCGCATCGGGCTTGTAGCAGGAGAACTTGTCGACCGGTGTCGCCCAGTCGGTCAAGGCCGGGGACAACGGGCCGCCCGCGACACCTTGGCCGAAATAGGCCGCCTGCACCACCTTGCCGCGATCGATCGCGACGTTGACCGCTTCGCGCACCTTGGCATTGTCGAAGGGCGGCTTCGAGACGTTGAGGCCGATCAGCGTGTAGGCGAGATCCTGGGCCTGGATCAGCCGCACATTGGCATTGCCCTTGAGCGTGAGCGCGGTCTGGGCATCGAGGGTCGGGATCATGTGATAGGTGCCGCTGGCGATGCCGACCTGCCTGGTGGAAGCCTCGGGCACGATGTTGATCTTGAGCGCCGCCAGCTTCGGCAAGCCCTTCTCCCAGTATTGATCGTGCTTGGCGAGGCGGAGATAGGTGTCGGGGACCCATTCGACCAGCTTGAACGGTCCGGTGCCGACGGCGGTCCGGGCGAGATCGCCATGCGTCGCGGGAAGGATGGCCAGGCCCGAGAGCTGCGCCAGGAACGGGGCCGAAGGCTCAGTGAGCTTGATGACGAAGCCCGATGCGTCCGCAGCACTGGAGGCGATCATGTTGAAGCGGCTGGCGATCGGCGAGCCCGTGGCCTTGTCCAGGACCCGGTCGATCGAGGCGGTCACGTCCTTCGCGGTCATGGTCTGGCCGTCATGGAAAATGACGCCCGCGCGCAGCTTGAAGGTGTAGGTGAGCTGGTCCGGGCTCACCGACCAGGACTCGGCGAGCGAGGGGACGACCCGGAGGTCCTTGTCGATCGCGGTCAGACCCTCATAGAGGTTGCCGTTGACGAGGATGGTCGCAAACGCGGTCGCCACATGCGGGTCGAGCCCGCTGGGCGAGGCATCGGTTGCGATCTCCAAGGTCTGGGCCGAGGCCCCGAGCGGCGCCGCCGCCAATGCAATCGCCAAGACCGCCTTGCGTAAGCTCACCCGCATCCGACTCTCCCTGGTTCTTTCCGCCGGCCCGCTGGATTTCCCATGCTCCGGGCGGCCGATCGCCGGATATCATACCGTTGCCGGCGGGGCGTCAATCGGGCATTGATCAGCCGAGGACGCGCCCAAGGGCGCCCAGGGGAAACGAGATGGCCAACCGCATTCTAACCGCAATCGGGCTCATGAGCGGCACCTCGATGGACGGCATCGACGTCGCCATCATCGAGACCGACGGCGAGCACATCGCCAGCCGCGGCAAATGGGCGACATATCCCTATAAAACCGCGCTCCGGCATGCTCTGGGCGAGGTGGTGGCCGACCCCAAGCGGGCGGAAACCGACCCGCTCAAGACCCTGGAGGCCGAGCTCACCCGCGCCAATGGCGATGCGCTCGAAGCCTTCCTCGCGGCGAACGCGATCCCGGCGCGTAGGGTGGACGTGGTGGGCTATCACGGCCAGACCGTGCTGCACCGCCCGGAGCGGCACTGGACCAGGCAATTGGGCGACGGCGCGGCCTTATCCGAGCGCCTCGGCATTGCGGTCGTCAACGACTTCCGCTCCGCCGACCTCGCCGCCGGCGGCGAAGGGGCACCCCTGGCGCCGCTCTACCACAAAGCGCTCGCCGCCGATCTGCCGCAGCCCCTGGCCGTGCTCAATCTGGGTGGGGTCGGCAACGTGACCTTTCTCGACGGCGAGACGGTGATCGCCTTCGACACCGGCCCCGCCAACGCCATGATCGATGATTGGGCCGAGCGCCACACCGGAACGGCGTGCGACGTCGACGGCAAGCTTGCCGCCGCCGGAACCATCGACGAGGCGGTCCTCGCCCGCCTCATGGCCAATCCTTATTTCGAGCGGAAGCCGCCGAAATCCCTCGACCGCAACGATTTCTCGGCCGAGCCGGTCAAGGGCCTGACGAAAGCGGACGGGGCCGCCACCTTGACCGCCTTCACCGCCGCTTCCGTCACCCGGGCCCGGGCGCTGTTGCCGGCCCCGCCCCGGCGCTTTCTGGTGACCGGCGGGGGCCGGCATAATCCCGTCCTCATGGCGATGCTGCGCCAACGCCTGGGCGTGCCGGTCGAACCGGTGGAGGCTGCCGGCTGGCAGGGCGACGGGCTCGAGGCCCAGGCCTTCGCCTTCCTCGCCGTGCGCTCGCTCTACCATCTGCCCTTGAGCGTTCCCGGCACCACCGGCGTGCCCAAGCCGATCTCCGGCGGTCGCCTGCACCGGCCGAGCAAGAACGCGGCATGAGCCTCGCCGGCGCCCTCGAGTCCGCCTTCGAGCCCGCTTCTGCCGCCGTCGCCGCTGGTTCCATTCCCGGAGCGGTGCTCGGCGTCTTCACCGAGCACGGCAAATCGGCGGTGCGCTGGGCCGGCCACGCCATGCTGACGCCCGAGCGCCAGAGCATGAGCCGCGCCACCATCTTCGACCTCGCCAGCCTGACCAAGGTCATCGTCACCCTGACCGAGATCATGCGCCTGGTGGAGGCCGGCAAGCTCGACCTCGACGATCCCTTGTCGCTGGCGCTCCCCGATCTCCACCAATACGTGCCGGCGGCACCGGTGCGTGGGCTCACCATCCGCCAGTGCCTCACCCACCAGGCCGGGCTCCCCGCGGTCGAGCCGATCTATACCTGGGGCAGCGATGCGGCGACCTTGAAGACCCTGGTGCTGCAGCACGACTGGCCCTTGGGCGAGCACGTCTACTCGGATATCGGCTTCATCCTCCTGGGCCTGGTGATCGAGCGCTTCACCGAGAAGCCGCTCGCCTCCCTCACCCTCTCCAAGGGTCTCACCTTCGCGCCTGATCCGAAGCAGACCGCGGCCACCGAGAACTGCCAGTGGCGCGGCCGGGTGATGCGCGGAGAGGTGCATGACGAGAACGCCTATGCCTTGGGCGGTGTGGCCGGCCATTCCGGGCTCTTCGGCACCATCGACGGCGTGCTCGGCTTTGCCCATGCGCTCACCTCCGGCAAGGTGCTGACGCAGGCAAGCCTGGATGAGATGCTCCGGCCGCAATCGCCGACCAGGGGCCTCGCCTGGCAGCGCCGCCATGCCGGCTGGTCCGGCGGTGGGCTCTGCTCGGCCGCGACCTTGGGCCATACCGGCTTCACCGGCACCGGGCTCTGGATCGATTTCGAGCGCGGCTACGCCTGGGCCTTGTTGACCAACCGGGTGCATCCGAGCCGGCATGTGGAGACCGGCATCCAATCGCTCCGCCGCGCCGTCGGCAACCGCCTGGCGGCGGCGTGGCCGTTCTCGGAGCGTTGAGACGAGTGCCCCCACCCCGACCCTCCCCCATGCGTCAGCGTGAGGGAGGGTCGGGGTGGAGGCATTCGGCCTCAGCCCAACGCCTCCAGCGCCTTGCGTAAATTTCCCTCGGCGCGGGCGAGCGCCGTGTCGGCGGCCTTGGGCGAGAGGCCCTTCAGCACCAGCACGGCGGGCTTCACCCTTCCCTTGCAGCGCTTGAGCGCTTCGCGTGCGTCCGCCTCGGTGGCGCCGGTGATGGTGACGAGCATGCGTTCGGCCCGATGCACGAGCTTGGCGTTGGTCGCGCGCAGATCGACCATGTGGCCGTCATAGACCCGCCCCAAACGGATCATGACGAGGGAAGAATAGAGATTGAGCGCCGCCTTCTGGGCGGTACCCGCCTGCATGCGCGTCGAGCCCGCGATCACTTCCGCTCCGGTCTCGAGCAGCACGGGATAGTCGGCGGTGGTCAGCAGCGGCGTATCCGGGTTGTTGGCAAATCCGATGGTGAGCGCTCCGGCCTTGCGGCTGTGCTCCACGGCCGCCACGGTGAAGGGCGTCGTGCCGCTCGCCGCCAGCGCCAGCACGATGTCGTCGGGTAGGATGGCGAGACGCGTCACCTCCTGGGCCGCGGCGTAGCGATCATCCTCCGCCCCTTCGACGGAGCGCAGAAGCGCCGGTTCGCCACCGGCGAGCATGAAGCCGAGGTGATCCCACAGCCAATCGAAGGTGGGCGTCAGCTCCACACCGTCCTGCACGCCGATCCGACCGGAGGTGCCGGCCCCGGCATAGATGAGCCGCCCGCCTCGCTTGAGCCGCGGCAGGCTCGCCTCGGCGGCGGCTTCGATCGCCGGCAGAGCCCGCTCGACCGCCTGGATGGCGTTGCGTTGGCCCGCGACGAGCGCCGCGAGAATCTCGCGCGGCGGCCGGACGTCCAGCCCGCGACTGATGTCGCTGGTGCTTTCGGTGCTCATCGGCTGGGGTGGTGGCTTCGTCATTCTCGGCTGCATGTTAGTATCGCCGGCGCCATGCCACCACCGTCTCAATCGACCGACACGACGGCGCTCGCTGCATCCCGCGTGTTCACCGGAGAGGCGATGCTGGATGATCATGCGGTCATCGTCGCCGGCGGGCGCATCGAGCGGGTCGTACCGGCGAGCCGCATTCCCCGGGGGGTGAAGCGCCGGGACCTCGGCGGGCTGTTGGCGCCGGGCTTTATCGATGCCCAGGTGAATGGCGGCGGCGGCGTGCTCTTCAACGACGACCCCAGCGTCGCCGCCATCCGCAAGATCGGCGCCGCGCATCGACGCTTCGGCACCACCGGCTTCCTGCCGACCTTGATCACCGACCATCCCGAGACGATGGAGCTGGCGCTGGATGCCGTGCGCCAGGGCCTGGCGGAAAGCGTGCCGGGCCTCCTCGGCGTCCACATCGAAGGCCCGTTCCTCGCGGCCGAGCGCCGCGGCGTCCATGCCCTCGACCGGCTGCGGCAGCCGAGCCTGGCGGATTTGGCTCTGCTGACCCAGGCAAGGGCCGGCACCGTCCTGGTGACGGTGGCACCCGAACGCATGCCGCCGGGCAGCATCGAGCGCCTGGTCGCCGCCGGTGTGCGCGTGGCATCCGGCCACACCGCCGCCAGCTACGAGGAAACCATGGCGGGCCTCGCCCGCGGCATCACCGGCTTCACGCACCTCTTCAATGCGATGTCGCCGATGACCAGCCGCGAGCCGGGGGCGGTCGGCGCGGCACTCGCCGATGCAGAGTCCTGGTGCGGGATCATCCTCGACGGGTTCCACGTGCATCTGGCGTGCCTCCGCGTGGCGCTGGCGGCAAAGCCCCTGGGCAAAGTCTTTCTGGTGACCGACGCCATGCCGCCGGTCGGCACGGATGCCAAGAGCTTCCGCCTCTATGGCGAGACCATCACGGTCATGGGCGGGCGCTGTCTGACCGATTCCGGCGTGCTGGCTGGCTCTGCCCTCGACATGGCAGCGGCACTCCGCAACGCCGTCGCCCTGCTCGGCCTCGGGCTCGATGAAGTCTTGCGCATGGCATCGGCCTATCCCGCGGATTTCCTCGGCATCGCCGATCGCATGGGCCGGCTCAAGCCGGGAATGCGGGCCGATCTCGTGCTCCTCGACGACGGGCTTGCGGTCAAGGAGACCTGGATCGCCGGACGTGCCCCTGTAGATAGCAAGACCGTGGCGGACTAGACTGAGGTCGAGGGAAGGGTCGGGGAGCATGGCCATCTTCGGCCGGGGAGGGATGATGCCGTCGAGGCTCGGAGCTCTCGCCGCTCTCGTGACGGCCCTGCTGACGCTGTCCGGCGCTGTCTTCGCCGGGGATCGCCCGGTCCATGTGCTGACGGTCAGGGGCGCCATCGGCGTCGCCACCGCGCTCTACATCGAGCGCGGCATCCGCCAAGCCGAAGCCGAGGACTCGGCGCTTGCCGTGATCGCCCTCGACACGCCGGGCGGCCTCGTCACCTCGACCCGCGCCATCATTCAGACCATCCTCGAGGCGAAGGTGCCGGTCGCGGTCTATGTCTCGCCCGCGGGCGCGCAGGCGGCCAGC contains:
- a CDS encoding transporter substrate-binding domain-containing protein, which produces MTDLMRRLLLAALALFVCTIFAGPGQAQSLDRIIKDKKIRITAEVTSPPFGILDQKGEPDGSEIATSRQLAKDLGVELELVQVTGPNRIPALLSGRADLAISSLSITFERAKTVMFASPHGALSIVIGAPKGTAIKGPADLAGKRIGLTRATLEEAETPKIAPPGTNLVYFDEAAATIQALLSGQVDAIGMSAFAVKSIADRNPDKQIEPKFTIRTAYYAIAVRPGEFDLLRWVNTWVFLNKQNGVLAQIYEKHTGVKLPELPTF
- the murA gene encoding UDP-N-acetylglucosamine 1-carboxyvinyltransferase, yielding MQQIRIKGGHPLVGSIAIGGAKNAALPLMAASLLTDETLALANVPELADIQTMAELLAQHGVCLSNAGSNGTRVLSLTARRIASTTAPYDLVKKMRASVLVLGPLVARCGQARVSLPGGCAIGTRPVDLHIKGLKQLGAEVEVENGYIEARAPGGLVGAEIQFPFVSVGATENLMMAACLARGETVLVNAAREPEIVDLACCLAAMGAEIEGAGSPRILIRGKDRLMGAAHRVVADRIEAGTYLMAAAITGGDVELTDTTLTPLAAVAEILEIAGVRVTETERGIRVQRRNQRLSGVDVMTEPFPGFPTDLQAQMMALMTTAEGAAMITETIFENRFMHVPELCRLGANINVHGASAVVRGVKALTGAEVMATDLRASVSLVLAGLVAEGETVIDRVYHLDRGYERLEAKLAACGGAIERVSARS
- a CDS encoding GNAT family N-acetyltransferase, with translation MAGATRPVRLRPARAGDTEALSLVAYASFHAAFAPIMAPAGLATRSMDFFRRKFGRDWPAVTVALIGRRIAGFSLLRDRHVEMLFVDPKDQGSGVGLALLRRAETDGAATLECFAANEGARTFYERTGWRLSRSYQRAFAGTVYDFVLFAAPPPI
- a CDS encoding ABC transporter permease; protein product: MTASFATAAPRPRPKFLPEHPLLLIGGVLVAAQVALAFLAPLIAPYDPTAQSVLDRLQGPSLSFWLGTDQFGRDTLSRILWGYRASFLISLGSVVLALGLGGSLGVIAAYYRGWTERVIMRIMDLIFAFPIILLAIGIISILGPQAWTTAIAIGIVYVPTFARLLRGPALVIAESEFVLAARSLGAGDGRILLVHIVPNLASVILVQASLSLSTAILVEASLSFLGIGTQPPTPSLGLMLSEGRSFLLLSPWTSVFSGFAILLASFGFNLLGDALRDSLDPRLRGAP
- a CDS encoding ABC transporter permease, encoding MRRLILARLIDLLTVLFGVSIIVFLMIRLIPGDAVQIMLGANTEITPERLAALYHRLGIDRPILEQYFLWLAGVLQGDLGRSVWTGAPVAEEIIARIGVTAELMATSLTLAVVLAIPAGCLMAYVRRSAGDYAIRLVTIAGITVPSFWLGIVLIYVFYNLAPNFQAVGYVPFRDDPVGNLSRLLLPTIALSLPILAALSRILRTAMLDALGQDYVRTARGKGVSEAGVVFRHALRNALIPFVTAVGIIAGYLFGGTIVVEQVFALPGLGRLIIGAIAERNYPLIQAAILLVTSGFVVINFLVDLLYAAIDPRVQGE
- a CDS encoding ABC transporter substrate-binding protein, which encodes MRVSLRKAVLAIALAAAPLGASAQTLEIATDASPSGLDPHVATAFATILVNGNLYEGLTAIDKDLRVVPSLAESWSVSPDQLTYTFKLRAGVIFHDGQTMTAKDVTASIDRVLDKATGSPIASRFNMIASSAADASGFVIKLTEPSAPFLAQLSGLAILPATHGDLARTAVGTGPFKLVEWVPDTYLRLAKHDQYWEKGLPKLAALKINIVPEASTRQVGIASGTYHMIPTLDAQTALTLKGNANVRLIQAQDLAYTLIGLNVSKPPFDNAKVREAVNVAIDRGKVVQAAYFGQGVAGGPLSPALTDWATPVDKFSCYKPDAAKAKALLKDAGIAGELAVTINVLGSIQVVKDVAQVVQAELNQAGFKASLNVQEQGKFIQDWRNSAFEAFASTNGGNVDPDDYLNRTFRTGGSTNVFKYSNAGLDKLLDDGRRTTDKAQRQKIYTEAQQVLACQGPISHVAYGTLFTAVRSNVKGYELIATRSTRYLRETSLDK
- a CDS encoding anhydro-N-acetylmuramic acid kinase; amino-acid sequence: MANRILTAIGLMSGTSMDGIDVAIIETDGEHIASRGKWATYPYKTALRHALGEVVADPKRAETDPLKTLEAELTRANGDALEAFLAANAIPARRVDVVGYHGQTVLHRPERHWTRQLGDGAALSERLGIAVVNDFRSADLAAGGEGAPLAPLYHKALAADLPQPLAVLNLGGVGNVTFLDGETVIAFDTGPANAMIDDWAERHTGTACDVDGKLAAAGTIDEAVLARLMANPYFERKPPKSLDRNDFSAEPVKGLTKADGAATLTAFTAASVTRARALLPAPPRRFLVTGGGRHNPVLMAMLRQRLGVPVEPVEAAGWQGDGLEAQAFAFLAVRSLYHLPLSVPGTTGVPKPISGGRLHRPSKNAA
- a CDS encoding serine hydrolase; its protein translation is MSLAGALESAFEPASAAVAAGSIPGAVLGVFTEHGKSAVRWAGHAMLTPERQSMSRATIFDLASLTKVIVTLTEIMRLVEAGKLDLDDPLSLALPDLHQYVPAAPVRGLTIRQCLTHQAGLPAVEPIYTWGSDAATLKTLVLQHDWPLGEHVYSDIGFILLGLVIERFTEKPLASLTLSKGLTFAPDPKQTAATENCQWRGRVMRGEVHDENAYALGGVAGHSGLFGTIDGVLGFAHALTSGKVLTQASLDEMLRPQSPTRGLAWQRRHAGWSGGGLCSAATLGHTGFTGTGLWIDFERGYAWALLTNRVHPSRHVETGIQSLRRAVGNRLAAAWPFSER
- a CDS encoding N-acetylmuramic acid 6-phosphate etherase — protein: MSTESTSDISRGLDVRPPREILAALVAGQRNAIQAVERALPAIEAAAEASLPRLKRGGRLIYAGAGTSGRIGVQDGVELTPTFDWLWDHLGFMLAGGEPALLRSVEGAEDDRYAAAQEVTRLAILPDDIVLALAASGTTPFTVAAVEHSRKAGALTIGFANNPDTPLLTTADYPVLLETGAEVIAGSTRMQAGTAQKAALNLYSSLVMIRLGRVYDGHMVDLRATNAKLVHRAERMLVTITGATEADAREALKRCKGRVKPAVLVLKGLSPKAADTALARAEGNLRKALEALG
- the nagA gene encoding N-acetylglucosamine-6-phosphate deacetylase, translated to MPPPSQSTDTTALAASRVFTGEAMLDDHAVIVAGGRIERVVPASRIPRGVKRRDLGGLLAPGFIDAQVNGGGGVLFNDDPSVAAIRKIGAAHRRFGTTGFLPTLITDHPETMELALDAVRQGLAESVPGLLGVHIEGPFLAAERRGVHALDRLRQPSLADLALLTQARAGTVLVTVAPERMPPGSIERLVAAGVRVASGHTAASYEETMAGLARGITGFTHLFNAMSPMTSREPGAVGAALADAESWCGIILDGFHVHLACLRVALAAKPLGKVFLVTDAMPPVGTDAKSFRLYGETITVMGGRCLTDSGVLAGSALDMAAALRNAVALLGLGLDEVLRMASAYPADFLGIADRMGRLKPGMRADLVLLDDGLAVKETWIAGRAPVDSKTVAD